A single region of the Changchengzhania lutea genome encodes:
- a CDS encoding DUF6327 family protein: MTTRTDNKIYNSFEEIEYDLNVKKLERQIAYEELLGVKNEFKESLQPIGWVQSALKFAGKYGLLVLFKKLFIR, translated from the coding sequence ATGACTACTAGAACAGATAATAAAATTTATAATAGCTTTGAGGAAATTGAATATGATCTCAATGTTAAAAAATTGGAGCGTCAAATTGCATATGAAGAACTTCTAGGAGTTAAAAACGAATTTAAGGAGAGTTTACAACCTATTGGTTGGGTTCAGTCTGCACTTAAGTTTGCTGGAAAATATGGACTTCTGGTTCTATTTAAAAAACTTTTTATTAGATAG
- a CDS encoding phage holin family protein yields the protein MSILESLNDNTAKASDVGEKFIKTSHQYYKLKIFQQLTISLSLMTKVFVIGGFFIIGLMFLSIASAIAIGNALNNLPLGYVIVGVVFLIIAFVIHYKRDFIDRRVIQEISKKFFN from the coding sequence ATGAGCATATTAGAGTCGCTAAACGATAATACAGCAAAAGCTTCAGATGTTGGTGAAAAATTTATTAAGACTTCACATCAATATTATAAGTTAAAAATCTTCCAACAACTAACAATTTCACTTAGTTTAATGACTAAGGTATTTGTTATTGGTGGCTTTTTTATTATTGGTTTAATGTTTCTATCTATAGCTTCGGCTATTGCCATTGGTAACGCTCTAAATAATTTACCTCTTGGTTATGTAATAGTGGGGGTTGTGTTTTTAATCATAGCGTTCGTTATTCATTATAAGAGGGATTTTATTGATAGGCGTGTCATTCAAGAAATCTCTAAGAAATTTTTCAATTAA
- a CDS encoding YtxH domain-containing protein encodes MSNNSGNTLLGIIAGSAIGAALGILFAPDKGSKTRQRLTDEALIAKEKLTETALDLKEKAATTISSKKETLDEQVESIMSNASYKAEDVITTLESKLQGLKDKNKRYQKNNPTAPIA; translated from the coding sequence ATGAGTAACAATAGCGGAAATACACTTTTAGGAATTATAGCAGGTAGTGCCATAGGTGCTGCACTAGGAATTCTTTTTGCACCAGACAAAGGAAGCAAGACAAGACAGCGTTTAACAGACGAAGCATTAATAGCTAAGGAAAAATTAACAGAAACGGCTTTAGACTTAAAGGAAAAAGCGGCAACTACAATCTCATCAAAAAAAGAAACTTTAGATGAGCAGGTTGAATCTATTATGTCTAATGCTAGTTATAAGGCTGAGGATGTCATTACAACTTTAGAAAGTAAATTACAAGGATTAAAAGACAAAAATAAAAGATATCAAAAAAATAATCCAACAGCACCAATCGCCTAA
- a CDS encoding PAS domain S-box protein yields MKIEKLKILYVDDEASNISVFKTVFNRHYHILTAQSAAKGLKILEQHPIRLIITDQRMPNMSGIEFLKQAKQKWPDIKSILLTGYADIEVIKEAINDIGIFRYINKPFDFREMKSTIDGALQLYQLDIDKNKASIVLKEKANKFHNIFKFINDVFIRVDNDGFIEMISPSVYELFGYKPEEVIGKGLKVFMNEKDRNNGLLQIKETGSSNNFETDLYTKDNSLLHVLINSRMQRDEDGIFLGIEYLIRDVTAFKLQQNTLAEHELKLKRFLDNAPVGIALNNMQGKFIEVNREFSRFTGYSVNELNNLSYWDLTPDEYHAQEQIQFDSLEKNNAFGSYDKEYIHKNGHRYPVLLNRVKINGKNGEALIWSAVQDITKQKKAEGTIEIKKAITLLESKNKELEQFAYIVSHDLQAPLNTISSFVGLLEEECKDKLGDNADIYLNFIRQSTKRMKSLITGLLEYSTIGSKRTLEKVNCNELLSLIEDDLQVLIHEKGAVVTCEGLPEIQAYPTEMKQLFQNLIGNALKYSQPDVFPIIHISAKKQDDGWLFKFKDNGIGIDEKFKEEIFIIFQRLHNKEDYEGDGIGLAHCKKIVELHKGEIWVEPNPNTGSVFYFTIKTN; encoded by the coding sequence ATGAAAATAGAAAAACTCAAAATACTCTATGTAGATGATGAAGCCAGTAACATCAGTGTTTTTAAAACGGTTTTTAATCGTCATTACCATATTCTCACGGCACAATCTGCGGCAAAAGGACTTAAAATACTAGAGCAACATCCTATAAGACTTATTATTACCGATCAGCGCATGCCAAATATGTCGGGAATAGAATTCTTAAAACAGGCAAAGCAAAAATGGCCAGATATAAAAAGTATCTTATTAACAGGCTATGCTGATATTGAGGTAATAAAAGAGGCCATTAATGACATAGGGATATTCCGTTATATAAATAAACCTTTCGATTTTAGGGAAATGAAATCAACAATAGATGGGGCACTTCAGTTGTATCAATTAGATATTGATAAAAACAAAGCTTCAATCGTGCTTAAAGAGAAAGCAAATAAATTTCATAACATATTTAAATTCATAAATGATGTTTTTATTCGAGTGGATAATGATGGCTTCATTGAAATGATCTCACCTTCCGTTTACGAACTTTTTGGCTACAAACCAGAAGAAGTCATAGGAAAAGGACTGAAAGTGTTTATGAATGAAAAAGACAGAAACAATGGATTGCTTCAAATAAAGGAAACAGGGTCTAGCAATAATTTTGAAACAGATCTTTATACCAAAGATAACAGCCTATTACATGTTTTGATTAATTCCAGGATGCAAAGAGATGAAGATGGTATTTTCCTTGGCATTGAATATCTTATAAGAGATGTAACAGCATTTAAATTACAGCAAAACACACTTGCAGAACATGAGCTTAAACTCAAGCGTTTTTTGGATAACGCCCCAGTGGGGATAGCCTTAAATAATATGCAAGGGAAATTCATCGAAGTAAATCGAGAGTTTTCGAGGTTTACTGGATATTCTGTCAATGAGTTGAATAATCTTTCCTATTGGGATCTAACTCCTGATGAATATCATGCTCAAGAACAAATACAGTTCGATTCGTTGGAAAAAAACAATGCTTTTGGATCATATGACAAAGAGTATATCCATAAAAATGGACATCGATACCCCGTATTACTAAATAGGGTTAAAATAAACGGTAAAAATGGTGAGGCCTTAATCTGGTCGGCAGTTCAGGATATTACGAAGCAAAAGAAGGCTGAAGGAACTATTGAAATAAAAAAAGCGATAACATTATTGGAAAGTAAGAACAAGGAGTTAGAGCAATTTGCCTATATCGTTTCGCATGACTTGCAAGCGCCCCTTAATACTATTAGTAGTTTTGTTGGCCTGCTTGAAGAAGAGTGCAAAGATAAATTGGGTGACAATGCCGATATATATCTTAATTTTATTCGGCAATCTACCAAAAGAATGAAAAGTCTAATTACAGGATTACTTGAGTATTCAACAATAGGCAGTAAAAGAACATTGGAAAAGGTGAATTGTAATGAGCTACTGTCACTTATAGAAGACGATCTGCAAGTACTTATTCACGAAAAAGGAGCCGTTGTCACTTGCGAAGGACTACCGGAAATACAGGCTTATCCAACTGAAATGAAACAATTGTTCCAAAACCTCATTGGCAACGCATTAAAATATAGCCAACCAGATGTGTTCCCCATAATCCATATTTCAGCTAAAAAACAAGATGATGGCTGGTTATTCAAATTTAAGGACAACGGTATTGGTATAGATGAAAAATTTAAGGAAGAGATTTTTATTATTTTCCAGCGTTTGCATAATAAAGAAGACTATGAGGGTGATGGGATTGGCCTTGCGCATTGCAAAAAAATTGTCGAATTGCACAAAGGGGAAATTTGGGTGGAACCCAATCCAAATACGGGCAGTGTATTTTATTTCACGATTAAAACAAATTAA
- a CDS encoding response regulator — protein MKHVLLIDDNEIDNYIAKHSITKSNMAQKINVQSSGIDALEFLDTLKNNPEEFPDTIFLDIQMPKMNGFGFLEAFKKFPEAIRTQCKVIMLSSSNDPKDIERSFQYPFVKKFLTKPLVLSMLENL, from the coding sequence ATGAAACATGTCTTATTAATTGACGATAATGAAATTGACAATTACATTGCCAAACACAGCATTACCAAAAGTAACATGGCACAAAAAATAAACGTACAGAGCTCTGGTATAGATGCTTTAGAATTTTTAGATACACTAAAAAATAATCCTGAAGAATTTCCCGATACTATTTTTCTTGACATCCAGATGCCTAAAATGAATGGGTTTGGGTTTCTTGAAGCATTTAAAAAATTTCCGGAAGCCATTCGAACCCAATGCAAGGTAATCATGCTTTCATCCTCTAATGACCCAAAAGATATTGAACGTTCATTTCAATATCCTTTTGTAAAAAAATTCCTTACCAAACCTTTAGTATTAAGCATGTTGGAAAATCTTTAG
- a CDS encoding PAS domain S-box protein, with amino-acid sequence MAKNKHDELLVKKNKELTAHLLSANKALKHQGHLLDEAAGLHKNALETLQKITDKLKATKRAKKTLFNSEKRLHFLLKSTTTITYTCEAKAPFGATFISENVNELTGYTPQDYISDPNFWASNIHPDDKEKVFNGLTTLFEEGTHKHNYRWKYKNGTYHWMSDTLKLIYDAQEKPIEIVGNWIDISHIKEAEEKIFEANRKLSLAVRTGGVGIWDWDIVNNELIWDNQMYTIYGRTPETFGNVYESWQQGLHPDDRERCNREIKEAIQGNKEFNTEYRVIWPDSSIHYLRAIAIVEFDADGNPLRMIGTNWDITESKQKKHRLRLSLKEVSDYKYALDESSIVAITDQNGIIKSVNDNFCKISKYSREELVGQDPKIISSGLNTQELLTDLNTTIANGKPWRGEMKNRTKDGDIYWVDSSIIPFLNEKGKPFQYMVIRNDITEQKLLETEVKQFNIELEQKVKVRTEELTARENQLTTIFNTVADVIFALDVEKDGHYRFNSVNPAFLKITQLDYDMVVGKKITHVIPKKLLSLVDEKCKEAIRTKRIVRWEEVSDYPRRLTGEVSIAPIFDETGNCIKLIGSVHDLTERKKAEEESEKSKQLYKTLLDKMSDGFIVDDMVGKVIFANEKFLKIFGLVEADVDNLILENYVAPEYCEMLLDRHTLRVAGEEVPDIFEYEGIRKDGKRIWVEVRVAQVIENGTIKGTQSLIRDITALKKAEARLQKSEHRFRDLFENAPESILVLDLMSLKFTKANKNTVKLFKYSIEEFIEKGPADISPEFQLDGSLSEEKAMRYIEKAMQGERVSFEWMHCDANKKNILCEVHLALIPGDERPQIYASIVDIHERNEIREKLKEQYREIEKRSKELNITNQQLKKTNSELDRFVYSASHDLRSPLKSLIGLSDLILDDIEMGNTVELEQMYMMKKSIIKLDDFIEDILQYSRNARTEVAQEAIDFKEIIQDIENGHKHMDGAKGIKLKVDIRQDMNFVSDKRRVNVVLNNLISNAIKYKDPSKEKPFVRVAIKCSRDKAMIHIKDNGIGIDTMDKEKIFEMFYRATKTSKGSGLGLYIVKEALDKLNGTINVESELGKGTKFIVTLPNQLTVLN; translated from the coding sequence ATGGCAAAAAATAAACATGATGAGCTCCTAGTTAAAAAAAACAAGGAACTGACAGCACATCTGTTATCTGCGAATAAAGCATTGAAGCATCAGGGTCACCTATTGGATGAAGCCGCTGGTCTGCATAAGAATGCGCTGGAAACCCTCCAAAAGATCACGGATAAACTTAAAGCCACAAAACGGGCGAAAAAAACGTTGTTTAATTCGGAAAAGCGTTTGCATTTTTTACTTAAATCTACCACTACCATCACCTATACCTGTGAGGCCAAAGCCCCTTTTGGTGCCACTTTTATAAGTGAAAATGTGAATGAACTTACAGGCTATACGCCTCAAGATTATATTAGTGATCCCAATTTTTGGGCAAGCAACATTCATCCCGACGATAAGGAAAAGGTTTTTAACGGACTCACCACACTTTTTGAAGAAGGAACGCATAAGCACAATTACCGTTGGAAGTATAAAAATGGCACTTATCACTGGATGAGCGATACATTAAAACTGATATATGATGCGCAGGAAAAACCCATTGAAATAGTAGGTAACTGGATCGATATTTCACATATAAAAGAAGCCGAAGAAAAGATTTTTGAAGCGAACAGAAAACTGTCGCTTGCCGTTCGTACTGGAGGGGTAGGCATATGGGACTGGGATATTGTCAATAATGAACTTATTTGGGATAATCAAATGTATACCATTTATGGTCGTACTCCCGAAACCTTTGGTAATGTTTACGAATCGTGGCAACAGGGACTCCACCCCGATGATAGGGAGCGTTGCAATCGTGAAATTAAGGAGGCTATACAAGGTAACAAGGAGTTCAACACCGAATACAGGGTGATATGGCCCGACTCATCTATTCATTATTTACGGGCGATAGCGATTGTTGAATTTGATGCAGATGGCAACCCGCTACGAATGATTGGTACCAATTGGGATATTACGGAAAGCAAACAAAAAAAACACAGACTTCGGTTAAGTTTAAAAGAAGTCTCCGATTATAAATATGCTTTAGACGAATCTTCCATAGTGGCTATTACAGACCAAAACGGTATTATTAAATCTGTGAACGACAACTTCTGCAAAATTTCAAAATACAGTCGCGAGGAATTAGTTGGACAGGATCCCAAAATAATAAGTTCGGGCCTTAACACCCAGGAACTTTTAACGGATTTAAATACCACCATTGCCAATGGAAAGCCATGGCGGGGCGAAATGAAAAACAGAACTAAAGACGGAGACATCTATTGGGTAGATTCTTCTATAATACCTTTTCTAAATGAAAAAGGGAAGCCCTTTCAATATATGGTGATAAGAAATGATATTACCGAGCAAAAACTATTGGAAACGGAAGTTAAACAATTTAATATTGAATTAGAGCAAAAAGTAAAGGTGCGAACCGAGGAACTTACTGCCAGGGAAAATCAACTCACTACCATATTCAATACGGTAGCAGATGTTATTTTTGCTTTGGACGTGGAGAAAGATGGTCACTACCGGTTTAATTCTGTAAACCCGGCATTTCTAAAAATAACCCAGCTAGATTATGATATGGTAGTTGGAAAAAAAATCACACATGTCATCCCAAAAAAATTGTTAAGTTTGGTGGATGAGAAATGCAAGGAAGCCATCCGGACAAAGAGAATAGTACGGTGGGAAGAAGTAAGCGATTACCCAAGACGGCTTACTGGAGAAGTAAGTATTGCCCCCATTTTTGATGAAACCGGTAACTGTATCAAACTTATTGGTTCTGTTCACGACCTTACTGAACGAAAAAAAGCAGAAGAAGAGTCAGAAAAAAGTAAGCAGTTATATAAAACCCTATTGGATAAAATGAGTGATGGTTTTATTGTTGACGATATGGTGGGAAAAGTGATATTTGCCAACGAGAAATTTTTAAAAATATTTGGCCTGGTAGAAGCCGATGTCGATAACCTTATATTGGAAAATTATGTAGCGCCGGAATATTGCGAAATGCTTCTCGACAGGCACACCCTTAGGGTGGCAGGAGAAGAAGTCCCAGATATTTTTGAATACGAAGGTATTAGGAAAGATGGTAAAAGGATATGGGTTGAAGTGAGAGTGGCTCAAGTTATTGAAAATGGAACCATTAAAGGGACACAGTCCTTGATAAGAGATATTACAGCACTGAAAAAAGCAGAAGCTAGACTACAAAAAAGTGAACACAGGTTTCGCGATCTTTTTGAAAATGCACCTGAAAGTATTTTAGTACTTGATTTAATGTCATTAAAATTTACAAAAGCGAATAAGAACACTGTAAAATTGTTCAAGTATTCCATTGAAGAATTTATTGAAAAGGGACCTGCAGATATTAGCCCGGAGTTCCAACTGGATGGCAGTCTATCAGAAGAAAAAGCAATGAGGTATATTGAAAAAGCAATGCAGGGCGAAAGAGTGAGTTTTGAATGGATGCATTGTGATGCCAACAAAAAAAATATTTTGTGTGAAGTGCACCTTGCCTTAATACCTGGGGACGAAAGACCACAGATTTATGCTAGCATTGTTGATATTCATGAACGAAATGAAATAAGGGAAAAGCTCAAAGAACAATACAGAGAGATAGAAAAACGGTCAAAAGAGTTGAATATTACTAACCAACAGCTTAAAAAAACAAACAGCGAATTAGACCGCTTTGTATATAGTGCCTCGCACGATTTGCGATCCCCATTAAAATCATTGATAGGCCTGTCAGATTTGATTTTAGACGACATAGAAATGGGAAACACTGTTGAATTAGAACAGATGTACATGATGAAGAAAAGCATTATAAAACTCGATGATTTTATTGAAGACATCTTGCAGTATTCGCGCAATGCGCGTACCGAGGTAGCACAAGAAGCCATCGATTTTAAGGAGATCATTCAAGACATTGAAAATGGGCACAAACACATGGATGGAGCCAAGGGAATAAAACTGAAAGTAGACATACGGCAGGACATGAATTTTGTTTCGGATAAAAGAAGGGTTAACGTGGTTTTGAACAACCTTATTTCCAATGCCATAAAATATAAAGATCCCTCAAAAGAAAAGCCTTTTGTAAGGGTTGCTATCAAATGTAGTAGAGACAAGGCCATGATACATATTAAAGATAACGGTATTGGCATTGACACAATGGATAAGGAAAAAATATTTGAAATGTTCTACAGGGCCACTAAGACTTCCAAAGGGTCTGGGCTTGGCTTGTATATTGTTAAAGAAGCCCTTGATAAGCTTAACGGTACCATTAACGTTGAATCGGAACTGGGCAAAGGGACCAAATTTATTGTAACCCTTCCCAATCAACTCACAGTACTTAATTAA
- a CDS encoding T9SS type A sorting domain-containing protein, translated as MKKYLLLSVLYFSCIFFGFPQIVNMGDLHINPLTVVYFGSDYTNNGVHNNEGDLYLNSHFINNGTTSSTSGTTFFKSAVNNTLTISGTTASIHFYNLEVNVTGINKKGVSVPDGFGLYVENSLILESGDLRLVGDAQLVQTHTGASANTAVLGTLLKDQQGVSTAYAYNYWASPVTNSGSFSMLGGLFDGTDANVNPFTPQQVSFNMGSPFNGTPSITDGGGTVTTPLEISTTWLYTYSRGSGSYADWIQIDENSTLAPGEGYTMKGTNTVDPLQNYVLKGTPNDGTYLLPISAGESSLIGNPYPSAIDSHKFINDNMALFNGTLYFWVDGSSMSHNLSDYLGGYATRNLTGGTPPSVASSQISGIGDAGSITPPTQYMSVGQGFFIDATATGNIVFDNSQRVFKTESSGDSKYYKSSANKKTAPDDSYVRIGYEDPEGFHRQLLLGFLPNSTADLNYNLGYDSEISDVREDELFYIIDDNLMKKHVIQGVGTFDELYEFPLGLIITEAGTHTIMLDAVENFSGPVYIKDHVSNTTQSLSASHFDLNLAPGDYLDRFSIVFKPQEVLNNDAFEPKNIRVNYDGMDNIKIINKKQIKLIDISVFNILGQKIIDMNPDVLTQKDMTIPLPYSDGLYLVRIESSQSKETYKILKH; from the coding sequence ATGAAAAAATATTTACTTTTATCGGTTCTTTATTTTAGCTGTATATTCTTTGGCTTTCCCCAGATTGTCAACATGGGGGATTTACACATAAACCCATTGACAGTCGTTTATTTTGGAAGTGATTACACCAATAATGGTGTCCATAATAATGAAGGCGATCTTTATTTAAACAGTCACTTTATAAATAACGGAACCACATCGTCAACTTCGGGAACCACTTTTTTTAAAAGCGCTGTAAATAACACACTCACTATTTCGGGCACTACGGCTTCTATCCATTTTTATAATTTGGAAGTCAATGTCACCGGTATTAATAAAAAAGGGGTCTCTGTGCCAGATGGTTTTGGACTGTATGTTGAAAATTCGCTGATTTTAGAAAGTGGAGATTTACGCTTGGTTGGTGATGCACAGCTTGTGCAAACCCATACCGGTGCCAGTGCAAATACTGCGGTTTTAGGAACATTGCTGAAAGACCAACAAGGCGTTTCTACCGCTTATGCATATAATTATTGGGCATCACCTGTTACTAATAGCGGGAGTTTTTCCATGTTGGGCGGTCTTTTTGATGGCACCGACGCCAATGTAAACCCATTTACGCCACAACAAGTGTCGTTTAATATGGGATCTCCATTTAATGGAACGCCATCAATCACAGATGGTGGCGGCACCGTAACCACGCCTTTGGAAATAAGCACTACTTGGCTATATACATATTCTCGTGGAAGTGGCAGTTATGCCGATTGGATTCAAATAGACGAGAACAGTACTTTGGCTCCAGGAGAAGGGTATACCATGAAAGGCACCAATACCGTTGACCCTCTTCAAAATTATGTGCTTAAAGGAACACCCAACGATGGCACCTACCTGCTTCCAATAAGCGCGGGAGAGTCTTCCCTTATTGGAAACCCCTACCCTTCCGCTATCGATTCCCATAAGTTTATAAATGACAATATGGCTTTGTTTAATGGGACCTTATATTTTTGGGTCGATGGGAGTTCCATGTCCCATAATTTATCCGATTATTTAGGGGGTTATGCGACTCGGAATTTAACAGGCGGCACGCCACCATCGGTGGCATCTTCGCAAATTTCAGGAATAGGAGATGCCGGAAGCATTACGCCTCCCACGCAGTACATGTCGGTTGGTCAAGGATTCTTTATAGACGCTACGGCAACCGGAAACATCGTTTTTGATAATTCTCAAAGAGTTTTTAAAACGGAGAGCTCTGGCGATTCTAAATACTATAAGAGTTCTGCAAATAAAAAAACTGCTCCTGATGACAGTTATGTGAGAATAGGCTATGAAGACCCTGAAGGATTTCATAGACAATTACTTTTGGGATTTTTGCCGAATTCAACGGCCGATTTAAACTATAACCTTGGCTATGATTCAGAAATATCAGATGTTCGGGAGGATGAGCTTTTTTATATTATCGATGATAATTTAATGAAAAAACATGTTATACAGGGGGTCGGGACTTTTGATGAATTGTATGAATTTCCTTTAGGTTTAATCATTACCGAAGCAGGGACACACACGATTATGTTGGACGCTGTCGAAAATTTTAGTGGTCCCGTTTATATCAAGGATCATGTCTCGAATACAACGCAAAGTTTAAGTGCATCCCATTTTGACCTCAACTTAGCCCCAGGAGACTATTTGGATAGGTTTTCTATCGTTTTTAAACCCCAAGAAGTTCTTAATAACGACGCGTTCGAACCAAAAAATATAAGGGTGAATTATGATGGAATGGACAACATCAAAATTATCAATAAAAAACAAATAAAATTAATTGATATTTCAGTTTTTAACATACTGGGGCAAAAAATAATCGACATGAATCCGGATGTATTGACCCAAAAAGACATGACCATTCCATTGCCTTATAGTGACGGCTTGTATTTAGTAAGAATTGAATCATCACAAAGTAAAGAAACCTATAAAATTTTAAAACATTAA